The proteins below are encoded in one region of Paenibacillus sp. YYML68:
- a CDS encoding MFS transporter has product MSSTWRVYVLAVVSFLVGTSEYVISGILDQIAEAMSISIAAAGQLVTIFSLVYAICTPIMMAITARLDRQRLLLGALALFVIANLLAYLIPGFEAFILVRIMMAIGAGMVVVTALDIAARISPEGKKAGSIATVVMGFTASLIIGIPLGRVAAAAFGWQSVFGFIALFGLLASIVLYVAIPRIQGDPPVPLRQQLTMLKDGNVLLGLSITFFWLGGYSIAYTYISPYLLDAAGIPEGILSIVLLVFGIASLLGSKAGGYSTDRWGVSRTLLGGMLLHISALIVLSLLVASTVHVAAVIAILVIWSFAAWSSGPTQQYNLVRINPNHSGVMLGLNQSMMQLAMAAGAGIGGAAVKHVSLSSITWLGSIGLAIAIIATMLLNVRMKAQDEVRSVSKTRANVS; this is encoded by the coding sequence ATGTCAAGCACCTGGAGAGTGTATGTATTGGCGGTAGTAAGCTTTTTAGTGGGAACATCGGAGTATGTCATCTCAGGAATTTTGGATCAGATCGCAGAGGCTATGAGCATTTCGATTGCGGCAGCCGGACAGCTCGTAACGATCTTTTCATTGGTGTACGCGATATGTACGCCCATCATGATGGCCATTACAGCAAGGCTGGATCGACAACGGCTGCTCCTTGGAGCATTAGCGCTATTTGTGATTGCCAACCTCTTAGCCTATCTAATACCTGGGTTTGAAGCGTTCATTCTGGTTCGCATTATGATGGCGATTGGAGCAGGAATGGTGGTCGTAACGGCACTAGATATTGCTGCTCGAATATCGCCCGAGGGGAAGAAGGCAGGCTCGATTGCGACTGTCGTGATGGGCTTTACGGCCTCACTGATTATCGGTATTCCGCTTGGGCGGGTAGCCGCTGCTGCATTTGGGTGGCAGTCTGTATTTGGTTTTATCGCGTTATTCGGATTACTTGCGAGTATTGTTCTATATGTTGCGATACCTCGTATTCAAGGCGATCCGCCTGTTCCACTTCGGCAGCAATTGACCATGTTGAAGGATGGCAACGTATTGCTTGGCTTGTCGATCACGTTCTTTTGGCTCGGAGGCTATTCTATTGCCTATACCTATATTTCTCCGTATTTGCTCGATGCTGCTGGCATACCAGAGGGCATACTCAGCATCGTGCTGTTGGTGTTCGGGATTGCGAGCTTGTTAGGGTCTAAGGCCGGAGGATATAGCACAGATCGATGGGGCGTGTCCCGTACGCTGCTTGGCGGCATGCTTCTGCATATTAGCGCCCTCATCGTACTATCTTTGTTGGTTGCGAGTACCGTTCATGTTGCTGCAGTTATCGCCATCTTGGTAATCTGGTCGTTCGCGGCATGGTCTTCTGGACCGACGCAGCAATACAATCTCGTTCGGATCAATCCGAACCATTCTGGCGTCATGCTGGGTCTGAATCAGTCAATGATGCAGCTTGCGATGGCTGCAGGAGCGGGAATTGGTGGAGCAGCGGTGAAGCACGTTTCCTTAAGCTCCATTACATGGTTGGGTTCTATAGGGCTAGCCATAGCGATCATCGCCACGATGCTCTTGAACGTGCGGATGAAGGCGCAGGATGAAGTCAGATCGGTGTCCAAGACGAGAGCCAACGTATCCTAA
- a CDS encoding helix-turn-helix transcriptional regulator → MEPIEIFKALSNESRLQILNWLKEPEKHFTPHEGVDMRKTGVCVSQVTEKLNMTQSTASQYLTILLRAGLIKTERNGKYTYYKRDEEKIREIGAFLQYEL, encoded by the coding sequence ATGGAGCCTATCGAAATTTTCAAAGCGTTGTCCAATGAGTCCAGATTACAAATTCTTAATTGGTTGAAGGAGCCTGAGAAGCACTTCACGCCTCACGAAGGGGTGGATATGAGGAAAACAGGGGTATGTGTAAGTCAGGTTACCGAAAAGCTGAATATGACGCAGTCAACCGCATCACAATATTTGACCATTCTCCTGCGGGCAGGCCTCATTAAGACGGAACGGAATGGCAAGTACACGTATTACAAGCGGGATGAGGAGAAGATCCGGGAGATTGGCGCCTTCTTGCAGTATGAATTATAA